AAGAAAGATGGAGGTCCCTGCCCCCCTCCAGCACTAATGGGAAAGCCCACTGCTCCCTCCCCATTAGCTCATGAGCACCCTCAGCCTCCCCTGCCCACTGGGTGTGGGCTCTGCAGGGATGTGGCTGCAGAGCCCGCAGCTGCTGCCTTTTGGGGCTGGTGGCACCGAGAGCATTGCTCCAGGACAACTTCAGGCTGTAGAGCGGACAGGACAGAGTAGTCACACCAGATCCCCTGCCCTGTTTCATTTTTGAGTAAATGGATTACTAGGGCATGGGAGGGACGTGATGCTGGCATTGCAGCCTGAGTCCTAAATCTTTTGCCTTCCACCTCCCATCCAATCTCCCTGTCTCCATCATCAGGGTTCTGCATCAAGCAGCTTCCTCCTGGGGCCCCTTCCCCAAAGATTCAATTTTTAGTGAAGCCAGACCTTGAGAGTGAGCTGCCTAACCTGCATTAGACATTCAGTTCACGTGAGAGACAGGGTGAGAACAGGGGAGGGTGGAACGAACAGAATTTGAGGAGGTTCGATTCATGATGGCAGCGACTACTTCTTAAATGCCTACTTCACATACACCCTAGGCCTCCACTCTTCTCTTCAATTTAATCTGTGCAATGACCCTTTGGAAGATGTGGAAACTAAGGGTCAGAGATAGTAGACAATTTACCCATCATGCGTTAAGAAATCAGAACAACCTGGACTCAAACTCAGTTCTCTCCGAGCCCGCCACACTATGCTGCCTCCTCGGCCGTGACTTTCAGAGTTTCTTGCAATTATCTCCAGAGTTCCAGTGGAGACAAACACAGGTACAGACTCCGAACAACATGAGGCTTCCTAACCATTTTAGATTTGAACATTCTAAACCCATATATCTGACACAGCAGCCACAAGACACAGGTGGCATTGAGCACTCCACACGTGGCTGGTCCAAGTTGAGATGTGCTGTGAGTGTACAATTCACACTCAGTTTCAAAGATTTATTATGAGAAaagtaatgtaaaatatttcattgataAATTTTACATAGATTTcatgttgaaaatatttattttaggtgtTATCAGTTAAATAAAAGATatgttaatttcacctgtttcttttttacttattttagtaCGGCTACTTGAAATGTTACAGTGACCAATGTGGCTCCCATTGGGGCTTGCTTTGTACGGCTGTATTGCATTGTCTGTTGGAAAGGGCTGTTctacatcatcaccatcatcatcatctgtgTAGTCAGGGCTCTACCAGCTGCTGTAACAAGCAGGTCTTCTGAGCTTACTTTTGGCCCACGTGACAGTGCTGGCCAGGGCACAGCTCAGCAGGTGGCCCTCCTCCACTCCAGCTGACTAAAAGTGTGCCCCTCACAATATGTGGCTTCCCCAGGTGCCCCAGAAGATCATCTCCATGCCAGCCAGCCAAAAACAGGGAAAGCACTCAGAGGAACGAGCACGGAAGGCTTCTTCTATTTGGCCAGATTAGAAATGGCACCCACACTCTCCATGTACTGTATTtgtctgctagggctgctgtgacaagGTACCACAAATGCAGCAGCTTAAACGACAGAAatttactgtctcacagttctgggggtcaGAAGTCGGAGATCAAGATGTCAACAGGGTTGGCTCCTtctgaggctctgagggagaatctattCCAGGCCTGCCTCCTAGATTCTGTGGTTTGCTGGTGAtagctggcattccttggcttgtagaagcatcaccccaatctctgccttcatgttcacaTCGTGGTCTCCTGTATATACGTCTTTACCaaaccacccctccccctgctctttttttttggctgtgccatgtggcttgcaagatctcagttctccaacccgggattgaacctggaccacagcagtgaaagcctggaatcttaAACAACAGGCAACCCTCCCCTTTTCGTAAAAACAcagccatattggattagggcccaaccTATTGTAAGTATGAACttgactaattacatctgcaatgaccctatttccaaataaggtctcaTTCTAGGTACTGGAGATTAGGACTCAACGTATGACTTTTGTGGGGCCAGGGCACAATTCATCACACAACAGACACCACTAACTTGATCTCAGTCATGTGGCCACACTCACTACAGGGGAGGCGGGGAACTGCAATGGTGTTGGTGATATCAATGCCATAAGCACCACTCCAGCCAATGGTGAGGAAGGCCTCAGTCGACTGTGTCATCAGTACAGTCACATGGGTCCCTGGTTTAtagaccaaggctcagagagcttgCCCAGCTAATGAGAGAGGATAATGGAATCCAGTCCTGCATCTTCTGATACCAAATTCCAAATTCTTTCCAGGCAGTTCTCCAtacctctcttttcccttttttttaaattcaattttttattataatttaatttttaagtatacatcAATGTaatgttctttgaaaaattaaaccaTACAGATATGGTTACTATCAACCAGAAGTAACCACTGTTATGAGTCTGATGTTTATCCtttcagaacttttaaaaatctcatataTGTATCATAGAATCGTTTAGTGGGTATGTTCACACAATGGTATCTTAAGATGGGTATCACactgtaacttgcttttttcactcaaaaatCTGTTAGTACTTACACCACCTCATTCCTTGTATGTTCCATGGTCAagacacttaagttgctttcaTTTTCCAAAATTGCTAACGAGGTTGTGATAAACATCCTTGGCCTGCTTCCCAGGAGATGGGCTCATGTTTTGCTAGAGTGGCTTCTGAGAAGCAGAGCTGTTGAGTCACAGATGGTGAGGGTTTTCAGTGTAACTGGTCCCACCCAAGTGTATCAATTTGCCCCAGCCCTGTGAATCGGACCATCTCTGGGTTCCAGAATGGGTGGGGGCTCAGCATGTGGGCACAGGCCAAAAAGGGACCACAACTCCATCAGAGCTCTGGGCAGGTGTGGCCCAGCAGGCAGAGCTTTGTGTGAAAACAGAAACTGCCTGAGGTAAGGAAAGGTTGACTTGGAGCTGGCGGTGAACCGTTTAGTTGGCTGGTCAGGGGCCTGGAAAGAGAACACCAGAAGATGGAGGACAAAAGAATCTGACAAAACTCGTGTATATGGGCAGGCCTGGACCCTCGCTTTGCTCagacaccagccagaatggcctgGGCAGAACACTTATGACTCTAGGGCACCACATCCAAGGCCATCTGCACAGTGAGTTCTTTCTCAAAGAGAGTCCAAGAGCACAACCTTCCTCAGCTGGGATTTACTTCTAAAAAGGatgaaagtgaaatttaaaacagGCAAGTCCATGTATAGATGGCTTGCTAAGTAAATTACGATgcatatatgaataaaataccaTGTAGCCATTGATAATCATATATTCTCTATTTATTATCACAACGAACAATTCACAGCAATGACCGCATGAAAATGTGGGTCACAGAGCACCACGGATgaaatgatcccatttacatgAATGTAAACACACACCCACATGCTAAcgtacacatgtgtatgtgtactggagggaggaggtctggAGCTATCACCAAAGtggacgggggtggggaggggggtttcTTGTAGTTTTTACAATAAGCATTTATGGTTTTTACAAAAACACCAaagctattacttttttttaaatttagaaaacacaaccaagttatttttaatagacattttAAGTCGTTTGGCAAACCTTGGTTTTCCTCCCAACAACAGCTCAGCCGCCGCCATCAAGAAGGGAACCCACCTGAGAGAtgcccaccctccccacttcccccgaAATCCAGGAAGGAGCTGGGGCAAGAGGATTCGTCTCATAGACCAGATTGAAACCCCTGCCCTTTCCTTTCTCAAGTGGTCTGCCGTTCCAGAAACTGTTCTCCAaaccactctttaaaaaaaagagttcgCATACCAGGAAGAGCAGGGAGCTACTTTTTTCAATCATCTCAGAGGAAGGGATGAGTCCCACCTGTGGACCACCACACAgctgccctccccctcctccagaaCACCTGCTCAGGTTTCTCAGATCCATCTGCAAGGCGGCATCCGGCATCACAGTGACAAGAACCTTCCGTGAGACCCTCTGATGTGGGGCACCCATCGGTGGCCCAATCAGGCCTTCAGCAGGGCGATCTTGTGTTCCGGCACAGAGTCTTCGCTGCCATTGTAGGGCTGGGTGCCTGCTTCTTGCTTCAGGTATTTCTCTGCAGAAAACACAAGGTTTCCAAACACTGAAAGTGCGAAGTGAGGATGGGTCAGTTCATAGAATGGGATTAAAGGCTGGCATTTTGGgggcctggagcctggggagTTAAGGTCCCTGGGCCagtgcccccagccctgggctggttTCACCTAAGGCTCCATCAGCACCTCACCACTCTCCATGCCACGGTAACCCTCCTTATTACTGGTTCTACGGTGCGGCTGGGCCCAATCTGTTTATACAGCTCCTGTGGATCAGAGTCTGGCTGCTTCTAGCAGCAACATGCATGAATCTCACAGACACCACATCAAGccaaggaagccagacacaaaaagaatcCTTTTGATCCCACGACATGAAGTTCTAGAACAGCCTACACTGACCGATGGTGGAAGAAATCAGAGCAGTGCCTACTCCTAGTGGGGGTCActggaagggggaaggagggaactttctggaacaATGGAGACGATCTACATCCTGATTGGACACCCACAGCATCCATCTGTCAGGACTCAAACTCACATTTAGGATATGTGCATTTTACTCAACGGAAACTGTGCCTCGATTAAAGACACACATACggtcctaaaaaataaaaccctgccTCACACTTGTCCGAATGCTCCCCACCCCTGGACTCAAGCACCCTTCCTCCCGTCTCCCAGGGTCTCGTCCTGCCATCCAGACCCTGCGGGGTGTGGGCAGCCGGGCtgccacatctctctctctctctctgatgacTGGGCACACCCACCTGCTTCTTCCAGGGTGCAGAAGTACAGGACGCCCTTCAGGTCAGCGGACAGCAAGACACGGAGAACGGGGACCTATGGGGACAGATAAACAGTTATTCCAGATGGAAATGCTCCTGTGCTAGCGAGCCACGTCACAGGCTACCTCACATCTCCATAAGAGGAACACGTCTTAAGTGCATACTTTCTGAAGGACATGGAGACGAATGCTCTGCAAATACGACACATGATGTTATGAACACAAGCAGAACTCTGCAGCCAGGTGCCGAGAGGCAGGAGCCCAGCCGCCTTCCCcactgtgtgacactgggcaagccactcagcttctctgggccttggCATCCTCATCTCGACATGGGGACAGTGACAACACAGACCTCACAGGCTACTTTGAGAGCGGCTGCTGACACCCACCTGCAGGCCAATGAGGGCGAGGGTGGCGCCCCTCTTGTGGAAGTCCTCCAGGAGCTCCCCGAGCCCCAGCACCACCGTGTAGTCGATGTTGCAAATGTGGGTGCAGTCCAGGGCCGCAGAGCGCGGCGGGGATGCTGGGGGGACACGGGAATGGTCATGCCAGGTAGAGGCCACCAGAGGAGGCCTGGCCAGGGGCGTGGGGCCAAGCAAGGCCATCAAAAGCTCCTCCCCAGTGGGGACGGGAAGGGGAAAGGACAAGGACCCAAGACATTAGCTGTTTGGGGACAGCAGCAACCATTTCATTCATAGGGCAGGCAAACAGTCCCTTGTCCCCTAAATGCTGACTCCTGGAAGGAGTGGGCCCTCAGGGACCCATACTGAGTAACTGCCACCCTTGCCGCATGCAGACGGAAGGGTGGGGTTGGGGTCCACTGGACACTACTCTGAGACGCCCGAGACCCCTGGACCCGAGGACGGGGGAGCTCCTTCCTGACAGCTGAGGGCAGGGTCTTGGGGTCCAGCAGGAACCAGGCTGGGGTgaacagggggtgggggggagctggggGTGACCGCAGCCTGTCTGGCCACATACTTGCCAGAGCCCGGCTCAATAACGCCTCCCGGAGGGTCTCTATTGCAGGGAAGTGCAGACCGCTCGCCGGCTGCAGGACCAACACAGGACCCTCTGACACCTGGGGACAGTGGGTAGGAAGCACGTGAGCCCTGGAGGCACGTTCAACAGGGTAGCTCTTCCAGGCCTAGGGTGGATGGGAGGGcattcccccacccctacccacaGCCCCACGCGCAGCGGGACAGCACAGTGGGGTTATTACAAGGTCACACCATCCGACAGGTGAATGGTCACTCAGCAGTGCCTCAGGCCACAATCACACTGAGAGCTCAAAATGCAAGACACTGGGGTCAAGGGGTCCGCCCAAGGCATTCTTTACCCCACTGGGCCCAGAGGCCGGCACGTCCCCCTCCGGGAGGCCAGATAGACTACCTGTATCTTGGGTCTAGCCACGGAGTGCAGGAGAATCAGCACGGACACCAGGGTCCCTGCCAGGATGCCATACTGGACCTCCCAGAAGCAGAGCAGGAACGTCACACAGAGGGGCAGCAAGTCCAGCCCTGGGAGAAGGGGTCCAGCTGAGGGGTGGCCTCTCCTCGGCAAGCTCGGCTCCCAGCTACCCGAACCCCCCGATGAAAGACGCCTTGTGCTTGGCTTTTCGCATAATGACTAAAGGTGTCATAGACCCCAAAGAGCCCCTGAGGGATCCCCACCCAGCGACTTGGGGACTGATGCTTCCAAAGATCCATGCCAGCTCAAGGATGTGTCAGAGGCAGGAAATCCCTCCCTACCTGGATGAGGGGCTGTTAAGACCTGCCTGGCTGGCCTGGCTCCCTGCCTCTGGGAAGAGGCCACAGTGGGCACTTCTCAGGGGACCAAGGAAAAAGGGATCTGAGGGCCAGGGAGGCACAGAGACCTCTCTTAGATGCAGAAGCCACATAAATCCCTTAACTGCtttgagaaacaaaagagaacaaaaacttGTTACGGGAAAGGAATTGCAGGTTCTGAGGAACCCTGAGCCGCTATCACCAGTGGAGAAAGGGAGGCTGTGACATGGGCCCTGCTGGTCACACCAAAGCCCCCATCTCTCGCCCAGCTGGGCCAGCGTGGGCAGCAGTCAACGGCACGCGCAGGATCATCGGTAACCGTGGTGCCGACCGACAGGAAGTACATACTTTTCACTCGCCAGAGCGTCCCCACAATCTTGGTGTCGAACAGGGGGACCACGGCCATGATGATGACGGCAGCCAGGGCAGACTTGGGGATGTAGTAGAAGAGCGAGGTCAGGTAGTCGAGCGACAGCAGCACCAGGGCTCCTGTGGGGGCGAGGGGTGCCATGACCTCGTGGCCCTGCCACCCTGACTCCCACCCAGCAAGGAGCCCCTGCTCTGGGGCACACAGCTGGGTGCCAGGGCTGACTGCATCCGCACCCTGGGCTCCCTCCACTCCTTTCCTCCCATCTCATTGCCACGGACACAGGGGGAGCACAGTGTGTGTGCAAAGGGTGCTCACCCGTCATCAGGCCCCCTGCTGGGGTGCATACCCCTGACTGGGCATTCACTGCCGTCCTGGAAGGCAACAGAGACCCGTTAGTGGCTGTCAGACCAGGAGAGCTGGGAAGGTATGGGTCCACACATCTGTGGCTGTTCTCCACCGTTGGGGGATCCGGAGGGAATAAGAGGACCCACCAACGCTGCCACCTAGTGGAGAGGCTTAGACACTGACACACTAGGTCCTCTCCTCCTTGGGAACTGTTGGGCCTTCTCAGTTAACCCAAAATAACAGACTGGAGCATCTGAGAGAGGCCTTGTTGTAAATCCAGATGTCCAATGGGGGAGCCATAAATTAAAACtccctgttatgggctgaattgcatcccccctcaccccctcccaatgcctacgttgaagccctaacccccagcatCTCAGgaagtgactgtatttggagaaagagCCTTCAAAGTGGTGATTAAGTTAATATGAGGTATTTAGGGTGGGCTCTACTCCAATGTCCTTATTCGAAGAGGAAAATGGGACACACAGGAGCCAGGatgcacagacacagaggagaggccACCTGAGGACACAGAAAAGGCGGCTGTCGGCAGGTCCAGGAGAGAGGCCACAGGAGAACCAACCCTGccggcaccttgattttggacatcCAACCTCCAAAACCGTGAGCAGTAAATGTCCGTTTAAGTCACCCAGCCGTGGTATTTTGTTAAGACAGCTCTGGCAAAATAATACATCCCCCTGCAATGGAATCCCATGCTACCACAAGAAATGAGGACACATGCTTATTTTTACTGATATGGAAAAATGCTGACGATAATCTGCCAAGTAGGggggaatatatatacacatataaatcaTATGtagatacatatacacacacgtgtatatacatacatataaacacacaataaaaaacataaaaggaaaaacactgcaaTTCTAACAGTGGAATTACGAgttaattttgcttctttttcaagcTGCCTATTTGAAAAACTATATTTGACCCAAATGCCCAAGCTTTCTTTGCTGAAGAACTGGCCCTCAAGTCACATTTTCCTTTGCCGCCACCAAGACAAGAGAACCATAGCTTGATTCCGACAACAGTACAGGACTCTGCCTCCTCCACACCTACCATACCCCTAGCCGTGACCTGTGCCCACCCATATTCCTCCAGAAATAAATGTTGTCTGTACATTTCCACAAACGCCTTCTCATAAGTCACCTTTAACCTCTACGGAGTTAGGCAGAAATTTCATTAATTGATTAAATACTCACAGAATTTTTTCACTACCCATGATGTGCAAAGAATTGTGCTAGATACCGGGGGAAACAAAATATGACCCTGACTGAACAGGCCCACAACCTAGTTATGCCAACAAGAGCATATAAAAACTTAAATTGAAAACGGTTAGAGGTTTTATTTCATAAATGCTAATATAGTGCCACCTACCAAGTCACCGGCATTGTTCTACATGATTTTCTTTAAATCCTCTAAATAACTTTCTGAGACAAGCCCCGCTGTGATGCTGAGGTGCGGGAGGTCAGGCAGTGTGCCCTGCTCCCCTCTCAACATGGTGGTTTGTGGTGTTGGGAAGGTTTAGTGCTCAGACAGGGTAGGGTCAGGTTCCAGGATGTGGCCTGAGGGCCAGGTACTGAcgcctcctcttctccttccagcCACAGGCcaccctccagccctgccctcctgcctttTTGGGGGGCCGTATGGCAACCCCACCCCAGAGTCTGCCCCTTCTTCAGGCAGAGCCGCAGTGCTTCCCGCCTCCACTATCTTTCAGGAATTAACTCTGGCACCAAGATACTGGGAGCATTTCCATGCataggcatctttttttttttttttttttttttaccacgcACAGGCATCTTTTTAATGTTAAACTGCAGCACGGTGTATCTGCGTAAAGAAAACCAGCTGAGATGgtgagggaagcagagggagacccctcctgcctcccatgGACACAGTCACGGCTGaccaagggagagaagaccaaTGGGGAGAAGAACGAAAACAGCCTCAAGACGTGGGCAAGGGCCTGGCAGGGGGAACCTGGTTCTTCAAGCCGAACAAGGACCCTCTGTCCTGGGCTGGGACCTCCCTGGAGACACAGAGAAGGGAGCACGTAGTCACTCACCGTCCAAAGCTGCCTGTGACTGGgtaggaggagaagagggagcccagGATGTTGGTCAGGCCTGgggagaaatggaaggaaaaggcTCATCTAAGAGGAGAAGGAGcataaaacagagggaaaaaggagatggggaggaaggagatgaaaaccagaaaagaaacaggaagacagAAGGTGAAAGGAACTACCCAGTGGGGCAACCTATATCCGGTTCTCTCTCCCTCTACGAAGGACAAAACAAACCATAATCTTTACCAAGTGCACTGAGGTTGATTCTAGCCATAAAGCAATTCTGACCCCAGCCTTGCCTGTGTAAGTTAAATATGCCTCTTCCTGTGTATAATGGAACCAGGAATCCTGCCTGCCCACAAGGGCGGACAGCTGAGGAAGGCAAGTGTGCACAGACAGGCCCAAAGTGCCCAGGACGCCCGCTGATGTTCCTTGTACTCTGAGTTCCTTCAAACCCACACTCCTTTTGTGACATGACTGGCCAAGGTGAAGGGCAGAAGGTCTCGGCCAGTAAGCTGGCTTCCCTGTGTGCCTCTGATTAATCTGTAGTGCACACACTCATGCCCGGAGCCTGGCTGGGACCTCAGAACAGAGGTAACTAGCTCATCACCATCGGCTCGTCAGCACCTGCCTCATCCAGGGGCCTTCACGAAGACCACCATGGTGTCCTCAGCTCTGCAGAACCCACAACCGGTCACAAGTTCAAGGCCTGCTCTCGAGACAGGTCAGGTGACAGCCGGGACACACCCCTCCACAGTCAGGAAGCCTAGGGCCCACTTGAGTCCTCACTCATCCGCCTGCCCCTCCTGGAGGGAGGCACGGGGGTGGAGCACAGGCAGCCAAGATCCCGCACAATCAGCAGGCTCACCTGAGATCCTATCCGGCTACATTCCTGAGCAACCCTCACCCtggaagcccccacccccagcccaagtGGAACATTCCGGGTGTTCCCAGGCACAGAACAGGCCACAGCCCTCAGGGTctggtacacagcaggtgctccatGAGCCTCAGTCAAACTGGACACCACATGTCAGCACCCTACTCCTAGGGATTAAACTGAACCACCTGAGATGGGAGAATGGGCCCCACTCAGCCAGTTCTGCGCCCCTGCGTGTCAACGCCACCACCACCCAGACCCCAGGAACCACCTGCCACAGGGATCTTACCGATGGCCAGCAGCTCCTGGTTGGCATCAATACGGTAATTATTTTGAGAAGCTAAAGAGAACATACAATAAAAACATTGTCACTAAATATATATCATCAGGAAGTCATTTACGAAATGATAAAACAGGCTACCAATTTCTCCCTACAGCATTGTCTATGTTTCGTAAATATAAGGTATAAACatagataaaatatatacatgtatgcaaatatatacacatCTCTGTATgtttacaagaagaaaaaagaaagagcaaaatgtTAGCAGTTAATTGCGTTAGTGAGAGATTacaagtgattcatttttttctttatccatttatgaaCTTTCAATATCTTGTGCAACAAACATGTATTGCTTTTGTAATAAGGGAAAGATGTTTTAAACTAAAAAGTTCTCTGGTTACAAGTCAAGATGACTAGAAAGTCTcagatgaggcccagagagatgagAGGGAAGATTTAGGGGTAAATGATGGAGGGGCATGAATCTTAAGACAgtggttggcaaactttttttttaattatttatttttggctgccttgggtctttgctgctgcacacaggctttctctagttgtgaagagtgggggctactcttcgttgtggtgccaggcttctcactgtggtggcttctctcgttgtggagcacaggctcttggtgcatgggcttcagcagttgtggcactcaggctcagcagttgtggctcgctggcttagttgctctgcagcacatgggatcatcccagaccaggtctcgaacccatttcccctgcattggcaggcagattcttaaccagtgcaccaccaaggaagtccctggcaaactttctgtaaagggccagactgtcaatattttaggttttgaggGTCACACCCTCTGTCACAACTGGTCAGTCTCTGTTATAGCACAAAGCAGCCATACAACGTGAAACAAGTGAGCAAGAGATCATCttccaataaaaccttatttgtGAACGGAAATACaaatttcatatacttttcaTGTGTCACCAAATCCtaatctttagtttttttttcaaacatttagaaacGCAAAAGCCATTTGTAGGTGATGGGCAGCTGGCTGTGGTTTACTAAGCCTTGACTTAGCATGACAAGCTTTACAAATGAGCACAGGAAGCCAGCTGActtcagaagaaaatggagagttTTCTAAGTAACAGACAAGATGAGTAAAAGCTCTCACATGCAGATTCCAAGATACGCAcccttccaaattaaaaaaaaaaaaggatcagaaaaataaaaactgaacaaGAAAGACATGAGCTGAACAGGTAAACTGAAATGCAGCGTGGTCATGAGCAACTGCCGGCATTTGGAAAGGAGAACCCTTTAGAATGAACACTGCTTTAGAGTCTCCTTGCAATGGTCTAAGGATCCAGTTGCTGGAACTTCAGAGAAGGAAACATGATCCTGGCACAACCTGGGCTGGGCAGTGAACACAATGTAGGTAGTCATAATAACATACATatcatatatttgaattttaaccTTTAGAGTCAAATTAGATCCAAAGAAGGACCTAACCCTGTTATAGAGCAGAAGGAACATGTCATCCTCATGGACAACACAGAGCAAAAGTCCAAGGACCTAAGACAGAAGTGGGGACACGTGAAGGTTTTGGCACCCTCAGCTCAAGCAGAGGGAACCAGAGTACTGAGCCGCAAGCATATAACTAGAttaacgggggtgggggggacaggcCAGGTGTGCTCAGACACCTGGAAAGGGCACTTCAttaaatttttaggaattttgttAACAGATTATCAAATACAGCCATTATTACCAATTAAATGAAAactttcaattaaataaattatattaaaaacaaagataatactTCAAATGTATCAGTTCCTAATTTATTTTACTACCTTTCATTATGATCAATGAGGTTATTTAGCTGCATCTGTACAGTGGATGGTAGCTATGTCACATCTCATCATGAGATCTGAATGTTCAAACTCCACATTCAGCTTGAAATCAGCTGGCAGGCAGAGTGTTTACACCACACACAGAAAGTTCAACTGGCAAAGGCTAAACGCAG
The DNA window shown above is from Hippopotamus amphibius kiboko isolate mHipAmp2 chromosome 17, mHipAmp2.hap2, whole genome shotgun sequence and carries:
- the SLC26A11 gene encoding sodium-independent sulfate anion transporter isoform X2, translated to MLRWLDSLPSLVFPLGCPGFLLDFISCPVIKGFTSAAAIIIGFGQIKNLLGLQHIPRQFFLQVYYTFHNIAETRVGDAVLGLVCMVLLLVLKLMRDHVPPVHPEMPTGVRLSHGLVWTATTARNALVVSFAALVAYSFQVTGYQPFVLTGKTPEGLPDAHIPPFSVTTANGTISFTEMVQGMGAGLAVVPLMGLLESIAVAKSFASQNNYRIDANQELLAIGLTNILGSLFSSYPVTGSFGRTAVNAQSGVCTPAGGLMTGALVLLSLDYLTSLFYYIPKSALAAVIIMAVVPLFDTKIVGTLWRVKRLDLLPLCVTFLLCFWEVQYGILAGTLVSVLILLHSVARPKIQVSEGPVLVLQPASGLHFPAIETLREALLSRALATSPPRSAALDCTHICNIDYTVVLGLGELLEDFHKRGATLALIGLQVPVLRVLLSADLKGVLYFCTLEEAEKYLKQEAGTQPYNGSEDSVPEHKIALLKA